In Armatimonadia bacterium, the genomic window GGGCGTGAGGCTGCATTTGACCTTCACGCGGGGGCGAGAAGCCAAGGCAGACGGATAGGCTTCCGGGAGGCGACCGATGCCGACAGACCAGGCTGTGACTGTGGCAAGAGCCACCGAGGCGCTGTCCCTGCGGGTGGAGGCCGGAGGCGAGCACCTGGAGGCTGCCATCACGGGAGCGCAGGTGTGCGACCTGCTGAGCCACGTGATGGCGCAGGGCAAGCATGGTCACCTGTGGATCACCATCCAGACCCATCCGAACATCATCGCAGTAGCGGCCCTGGCCGGCTTGAGCGGCATCGTGATCGCCAGCGGTTTCGAGCCCGAGGACGACACGGTGATGCGGGCGGAGGACGAGGGCATCCCGCTGCTGATGTCGCCGCAGACGGCCTATGAACTCGCCGGGAAGCTGTATGAGTTGGGGGTCCGGTGAGCCGCAGTTGCCGAGGCATGTGCCGCCATCCTTGAGGAAGACAGCCGCTCCCTAACGGGCGTTGCGCCTGCTGAATGAAGCGATTGGTCGGAGTTGACCTGCACGTACATACGGCCCTGTCGCCCTGCGGCTCGGAGCAGATGCGGCCACCTGCGGTGCTCCTTAGCGCTGAGCGGCGCGGGATAGGGGTCGTCGGAATCGTCGACCACAATACAGCCAGGAACGCGGGGGCGTTTCTGGCGGCCTCGGAGGCTTTTGCGGTTCGTGTGTTCGTTGGGTTGGAAGTGGAGAGTGCGGAGGGCGTGCACCTTCTCGCGCTCTTTGACAGCACGGAATCGGCCCTGGAGTTGGATGCCGCCGTCGCAGCCCACCTGCCTCCCCTGGCCAATCGCCCGGACCTTTTCGGCGAGCAATGGCTCTTGGAGGAGTATGGCGAGGTGATCGGCTGCGATGGACGTCTGCTGGTTACGGCCACAGACTTGAGTATTGATGAGATCGCCAGGATGACCCAGGAGTTGTCGGGCTTCAGCCTTCCTGCGCACATCGATCGCTCTGCGAACGGCCTCCTCCCGGTATTGGGTTTTGTCCCCCCAGACTTGCCGGTCGATCTCTATGAGGTGTCGCGTCACCTGCCACGGTCAGAAGCGCGGGAGCGCTGGCCCCAGCTTCGAGGCTTGCCGCTGGTCGCCAGTTCGGACGCACACTACCTGGAGGACATCGGCCAGGGGGCAATCCTGGTGCCGCAGGAGTTCGCAGACCCAGGGGCAGGTGCGAGGGACTGGGCTCAGGCGCTCGGGCAGTACCTTCTGGAACACGAGGAGGCTTGACCCACCGCCTCGGAGGAGAGCCAGGAGGCCGGGGCTCCAAGTCGAGAGGTCGGAGCGTCCATGAGGGAGATCTCGCTGCACATCCTGGACGTGGCACGCAACAGCATCGAGGCTGGTGCGCAGACGCTCACGGTCTGTGTCACCGAGAACCGCGCTCACGACGAGATGGAGATCCTCATTGAGGACGACGGCTCGGGGATGGACGCCGAGAGGCTGTCGCAGGCGACCGATGCGTTCTTCACGACCAGGACGACCCGTCGCTGGGGACTGGGACTGCCGCTCTTCCAGGCCAC contains:
- a CDS encoding PHP domain-containing protein, yielding MKRLVGVDLHVHTALSPCGSEQMRPPAVLLSAERRGIGVVGIVDHNTARNAGAFLAASEAFAVRVFVGLEVESAEGVHLLALFDSTESALELDAAVAAHLPPLANRPDLFGEQWLLEEYGEVIGCDGRLLVTATDLSIDEIARMTQELSGFSLPAHIDRSANGLLPVLGFVPPDLPVDLYEVSRHLPRSEARERWPQLRGLPLVASSDAHYLEDIGQGAILVPQEFADPGAGARDWAQALGQYLLEHEEA
- a CDS encoding DRTGG domain-containing protein → MPTDQAVTVARATEALSLRVEAGGEHLEAAITGAQVCDLLSHVMAQGKHGHLWITIQTHPNIIAVAALAGLSGIVIASGFEPEDDTVMRAEDEGIPLLMSPQTAYELAGKLYELGVR